atcattacgctgacttGTTGATTTAAATTCTGAAACTATACTGCATagtgactatatatagtctacaatctacatcaaaacataaaacataatccaaattatccaaaataaatacaaatattacatcatcaacagtTATCTACCAACACTTAatagtagtgactcaattactcaacacttgaaaatagtgactcaattccaagtagagtgtttAGGTGGTTCCAGTCCACGAGTTGCGTACCACTGCAGATGTCATGCTTGCTCCTTTGAATGCACCACATACgagtcccatgacatgttttgggcccaattgttttggtagtTCGTCGCtgcccatctataagatgcatcatcaacattagctagGTATCCCAGCCTAGGGAGTGGCTCAGTCATTAGATCATAGtgataggatgtggatgtggcaTACAAGGTTGGGATGGATATCGAAAGATattgtcaacaaaagatgacccaccccCTGAACTACCCTCCTGTCCAAATGAAGTTAAAGATCCACCCTACTATCcatacccaccaccatatccaaatgaactggtgctctcgaaggatggcacacaaggtttggggggatgggatttaccttttcggtccaagctcccttccttaggtagatttgctatgaatatacaagatccaagcttagaatgaagatttgatagCACAAGGGCTAAATCTTAAGTGTTttccaagtttcccacttcatagagaagaaatagggggaaagggtcgaaattttgaaataagaaggcttggtttcccatttaagaaggttATATAAAGGTTGACCCATTCGGTCCAATCGAAAATTCCCGCATTTCgaggaaaattttcatatttcgAGGAAAATACCCACATTTCGGTCGAAATGACCGAAATGTGGGTATTTTGGTCAATACTGTTTGAAACcaatgacttttaaaagtcacatggtatttggtatcagagtccTGGGATACCGTGGAAACATGAAAAATTTCGACGGTATCGatggaaaccttgaaccatggtCTGCCTGCCCTTCTAGTTTTGATAGCAATTAATACAGGAGCTAGTTTCAGGTAAGAACGAACTCTACAGTAGGATCAATATTCTATTAGCTGATAGAATCTCCAAGAAACTTGCTGTCAAGATATCCAGATTTGATGGTGTCGCAAGAAACTAGTAacagaaattaaagatgaaatGAACCgaaaaatagagaaggggaagaaaaatttagatggggaaagggataggttgggtcgagcCTCTCACTCTTGACAAGGGCATCTCACTCGAGCTGTCTCTCACAGTTTTCCAGCCCaaaactttcttcttttttcatttaatcGTGGGTTGTAAATCAgccttcctttatttttaaactttaaattgattacaaaattgTGTCATTCTTTGCATGGAAAGGAAGGGAATCCCCTTAGAATTAGATATTAAcctatttgaaaaataattacaaaTCAATTCAATCCCTCCTTGCAAAGATAGAGACCCAATAAATTAGAGTTTCTACTTtctaaaagtaaaaactaaaattagaaactagctagTTAATATCTTCCTAGCTATTACAAGGAAATATGTAAACAAAAACTATACCAATCAAAGGTTTCATAAAATCTTGCAGCTTAAACTCTTCCATGTGAGCTGGCCATGGGGTTCACGAATCAAGAGGGAatcttcttcaagtcttctccaTGCAAGCTGTCCTTGGGTTGAACCAATCTAGAACCAAGAACCAAGCCGCATCAGACCAAGTTGCCTCCCACAGAGATTGCATCCCACAACTGGTCTGGACTGGTTTTTTTGTCCTTGTCCCTGCAAACTACATCACGAAGGGTCAATTCAAAATCCAGAATAGGTCTGCAAAGTATGATCCGGatatgatgttttttttttttttttttggtgaatgagaAATCCAATACCAAAAGAGGAGGGAGGGTATATACAATCCCTAAggccaaagaaagagagaggactGATAAAACAGCCAAACACCCAGGCCAACTGTGAGACCCTACTTAACGAAGCAGAAATAACAAAAGGACCACATCCCTACCAACCCAGATGGGTTCTTGAATGTTGGTAGGCGTTCTGCTAAATTAATCCccttcatttcccttcccttccgttccctttcctttttccgTTGCAGCCAAAAAGAGCTAGAGAGACTGAAGTCTGGGAACGCTGGAAAATCGATAACCGTGGGCTGAAAGATGACTTCTTTCTCTTTGTTCTGCATCATTTGGTGATTCTCGTGTCATTCCAGAAGTTGAATGATTTACGTGATTGATGcaatttatgaaataaaatgcTGCAATTCTGTAATCAAGTTAAATGTTGGATATCATAATTCCAATAGCCACAAGGATAATTCTGGTTAAAAGTTCACACCTATGGCAAATTTGTTCACTGGGAGACTTTCTACATTGGATTGCGAGAAGGGCATTGATTGATGATATTGCAAGTGGATTTGAGGGGGCATGGGTTGGATAGAATTGAGCTATTATGAATATTTGCTTGGAAGTTGGAGTCAAGTTTTCATGATTTGTGTCATTTGAGGAAGTTTAGAACTTGTAGTTGGGTGGAAGGGGGAGGCAGTTGGACCAGACATTTTGTCATTGACATGTTTTTCGTTGATAGAAAAAGGAAGTCCCTAGTGTTCTGGTATTTTAGCTgcgacccctttttttttttggggtggggggtgggggggtggggggtgggggggggggagggggggatgtGAATGTTGTTTCACTAATAACGCAAATTCTACTACTGCCCTACAGTTCCTTGTGGTGGTTGAGGAAAACCAGTCTGAATGTTAGTGGCACACTCCTTGAAGTTACCGCTATATGTTAGATCTTATAAAATAATCAATTGTTAATTGGCCTGCATTGTACTCTTATATACATATTTAATCAGGCTTGGCGTTGAAAAGGAGGATTTGCCTAAATACGAGTAAGCACTGGAACGTAAAATTGCAAAAGCTCAGTTGGAGGAGCTGAAGAAGGATGCTCTTGAAGCAATGGAAACTCAGAAAAAAACGGTGTGTTCCTCGTGCCTCTACACCCCATTCTGTCTTTTTGCATGTTTCTTTCCTGATGTTCTTATTATAGCTGTGAAACAATTAAGATATTTGTGGGTCTGGTTTTTAAGTATTACACACACCTCATGATGCTACTTCCCTTTAACCACTAGCTGTTCGATATTGTTTTACTTGGGGATGTGAATCATAGAAGTTCTCTTTTTTTGGTCGCTTGTTATGCTATTGTTTCTGAACTGGCAAGATGTGTGCTCTCTCCTCTTGCACTCCCCTCTGTTGTCACTTGTTATGGATTCAcgtatctttatttatttcagGGAGGAGTTCAAAGACGAGCAGATCAATTTGATGTGATCGTTGGACATCCGGAACATCATCTGAAGTAAACAGTTCCACTCACTGTTTCCAATGTTTAAGTTTCTTGTTTTACTTTGTGGGGTAGAATTTTTGCCGCATGTTTGTTCAGCTAGAAAAAGCCTCAGTGCCAGTCTGCTTGAGGCTCCACAGTGAGAGGATGGTCCAATTCCTTCATGGTTTTGCCCCCcctcacacccccccccccccccctcgaATAAGTATCAGTTGGAGAGTTGAGAATAGTGAGTTGATGAGATTAATTATAGAACAAAAAGGTGTCTTCGGTTCTTATTTTCTTCCATGTGAAGCCCTAACATTGTAGACACTACTTCAGGTAAATATTTATCTATGTTTGGTATTAGTACATGTTGAAGTAGCTAAgatgtttcaaaattttctataaatattgggagagggttctctagaAGGCAGAACAATGGGATCACACATGGAAGCATCAGTAACAGtggaatttttgtttttcatgggGTTGGGGTGATCATTTCACCCCTCATTGTGTCTTGGAGCAGTGGGCCTTAGATTGGAATGGTTATGCTTCTGGTTGCAGGAAACCTGTTCTCATTGAAAAAAGAGGAGAGTTACTGTGGAGTTCTACGATTAAAAAGGAGCTGATTAAAAAGGAGCTGCTTCTGATGCTGTTCAtcattggtattggtattggtattggtgttggtgttggtgttggtattggtgttggtgttggtgttggtgttgcCACCACCTCTTTCCAAACCGTTTAAGCAATTAGCAGCTTTGTTTGCGATGATGAGATTGAGAACCATATCTTGGAAACCCATGCTTTCTAACCACAACCAGAGGTCCAGAGCCCGATGATCCTCAGTCTCCTCATCACCATGGCCTAAGCTgagaatttttatatatatttatgggtTGATGAAGATGGTTGGAGGAATGAAGTGGAGTGAGGAGGCTGGAGTGGTGGTCGGAAGAAGTGTTTGCATTTTATGGTGGATGAAGGGTTGCCTCTGAACTTTCACTCTCGGTGGAGCTCTTGTAACTCCTGGGCTGTGGACTAACAGGCTCCTCGGGGTTGTCATTCTTGCAAGTGAAGGGTAGGAGTACACGACAATTCTGAAACAaatcttctcctctcttccttgaAGCTCTAGTTTGATTGTCCTAATATAACTAAGAAAATTGGGAAGTGTTTTCTGACGGAGAGTGGCACTGCGTCCATACACACGGCGCGTGCTCCTCCTGGAGGCACGATTGTTGTGCCCCATGTGTGCTGTGTCAGTAGCGTGTAGACTGCTCTTAGACCGAAAACTGTCCTTATGCTTACATGGCAAGTTTCGGTGAAAGGGTATACAAAGGGTATACAAATTAGAAGGATAAATGATAGGATTCGAGGTGAAATTCAAGCCACTCTGCAAATATCAAATAGTCATATTTTTTATATCATTCTTTTCGAATCAAGGTTTCTTGGTCATATCGTATAATCATATGATTGTAAGTATCAGCATTGGTCATATTGGTTGAGACCGACTTTTGATCTCTGATTGATCTGCATCGGTGTTATTcttggtaaaataataaaagaatcgtactctttttttttaaaagaaatggGCTAAAATGATCGATATGCACTTACTCTCGTCGATACTGATCTATATCGACATAGTATTAACATAGTATTAATttcaagaactaaatccatgtttCGAACTACGTTTATATTAGTATGTtctattaaattaaattttatcaACTTTGAAGATTTAAACTCACTTGTGtgtattttaaattgaaattttgacaTATGAAATGGAAGcgactcattttttttttttgtagagatTATAAAATTCACATTTAAAAGACTTTATTATCTCTTGGACCACCCAAATCCATTCATGTGCAgtacaagatgagaatttcagacgatttctaccccatGGAAAGCTGTTATTAAAATCAACTTATCACCAACGGTGACGACAGCCGTTTTTAAAAACGTTCATATCAGAGTCGAACCAATTAATGATCACTATTTAAACggtttgaattgattttaataaCGTTCCAATttacattaataaaaaaaaaaaacaaaaacgtaTACTTGGAGATTCCAATCCAACGGCCATgttttaccccccaaaaaatcCAACTGTCACTTGTATGTAGTACTATCAATCCATTTTTCTTAAAGAACACAGGAACTTAAACACCCCATCGTCCAGCGGAAAACGCCACATTAATCCAAAGTGCGCCACGTGGTGTATCATTATTGGTCTGAAATAAATCCACGTCACGTGGTCCACGTGTGGACATTTGACCTGGATGAGTCTCTAATGGGAAAGGCCCCGTTCAGTGAAACCGCCGCGTCTCTCCTCAGCTGACTTAATTCCAACGGTCCTTTATAACGGAAAGAAACTGCCCGATGGATCCACACCGTCAAAACTACGCAGATTTCTCAATTAAATCATGTCAGACGAAGATACCCCCCTCAACACGAAGCCCACTCATCTGTGTACACGTACTAATGATTCCGTTACGAAGACTTTGAGGGTATTATGGTAAATTAAGCCCATATCTTGCTCTCTTGCAGAGTCACACGTGGGAATGTAAAAGTGCTCGTCACGTGGAATTCTATATATAGGAAGCCAGGTCAGCATAACACACGTGCCGGATCCTTAAAACCGAAACATGTAGCATCGCGTCGGTTTAGTTCCCTTAATTCATTCTCAAGggttctcttctttcctcttccttatTCCTCTTTCGCTtccctcctctcccccccccctcctttctttctctctctgcaaAAATAAcctgaaaaaaatagaaaattgaaaccaaaaatagaaaccctAGTTTCAATTCTCCATTTGCGTCTGTTgtgatcaaaaccctaattcctacATACTAATACCTCAGCTTCTGTTCTATCAATTTGTTTCTCTCAATCTTTACAGCTGTAATGGCCAATGCTACTCCAACTGCTGCACAGCCAATCCAACCACAGTCATCGCAGCAGCAACAGCCGCAAGTGCAGACTGCAGGAGCAGGGTTCGGCAACGCTTCTCTGTATGTTGGGGATCTCGACCCATCAGTTGGCGAAGCCCAACTGTATGATCTCTTTAGCCAGGTTGCTCCAGTCGTATCGGTTAGGGTTTGCCGGGATCAGATCAGAAGGGTATCCCTTGGTTATGCTTATGTTAATTACAACACCGCTCAGGATGGTTAGAACTCTTTGATCCATCATATTATTACCTTTTGATTTATCTTAGACTTCTCAGTTTTCCTTTCATTCTGTTTTGATGTTCCGAAGTTTTCATGCCGACTTTGATTATGCATCCcttctagggtttccttttttCATAAGAGTTTTAATGCGTATTGATAAACTATATATGCTTTAGGTTTATCactgaaagaaaagaacaaaaaaatataagaaaaagttTTAGATTTGTTAACCGAATGGCGTCATTCTTTTTTAAATGCttccttcttatttatttattattatttttttaatatgaattCACAAATTGTGCattggaatatatatatttttttaatctaattcATTTTGATTATCTAGTTGCATAATATCAAGTATTTGGGTGTTAGTCCTTTATTTGTTGCCATTCTTTTTCATTGTGGTTTTTATGactatttttaatgtaatatgAGTTCGAAGTAGAATCTGATGATCGGAGTTTCTTTTACTGATGAGTTTCTTATTAAAAAAGGTCATTTAAATCCCTAGCATAGGACCGTGGGAACCATTCTGCTGTTTGTAGTTCTGAGACCCAGTGATTGCtggatttaaaaaatatcactccccccacccccaccaccaccccaaaaaaataaataaaaaaataaaaaaagggcatTTTATATTCTATTAGATTTTTTGGTGAACGAGCATGGATGGCTATGCAGAAATGTGCTACAATATTTCGTAGGACCACTGTAGATTTTTTTATACTTTGCCTTTTATTTCTTACCATGgaagaaaggatattttgttGACAAAGAAACACATCATACAGGATGGACATGACACATCTATGCATTATACACCCGCAAGTTctgttgttttcttttctagggAGATAGACAATGTGATATAGGTAATTGATAATtgtgatgatttatttgactttTTGTTGCTGTAAAAAGGACAATGAGTGAGACACATATGGTGATGTATTAtcagttagaaaaaaaaaatgtttgttcaGTAATTTACTTGAATCTGCCTACATCTTAAATTGCATCATTCCTTTTGAGAAAACCTTATTTGTTGTTTTACTACCACTCTCCTCTGCCCTTGAAGAGAGATTACAGCGTTTATTTAATTTATGAATGAATCAATTTTATTAGTCATAGCAATGTCATCTTGatcactcatatatatatatatatatatatatatcatgatgATCATTGTAATTATGTGAGGATAATGaatggttattttttttatgtataaatATCGTAattgtttggatttttgaattgTAATTGCAGCTAGTAATGCAATGGAGTTGCTGAATTTTACGCCCATCAATGGAAGACCAATAAGGGTTATGTTCTCCCATCGAGATCCTAGCATTCGAAAAAGTGGATATGCCAATGTATTTATTAAGAACCTGGACACATCGATTGATAACAAGGCATTGCATGACACCTTTGCTGCTTTTGGTTCTGTACTGTCTTGCAAGGTGGCTACCGATAACAATGGTCAGTCAAAAGGATATGGGTTTGTACAGTTTGATTCGGAGGAGGCTGCACAAATTGCCATTAAACGGCTGAATGGGATGCTGATAAATGATAAACAAGTCTATGTTGGTCTTTTTATTCGTCGTCAAGAAAGAGATCAGGCAAATGGTTCTCCAAAGTTTACGAATGTATATGTAAAAAATTTGTCTGAAACAACTACTGATGAGGAccttaagaatttttttggCAAGTATGGTCCCATCACTAGTGCAGTTGTTATGAGGGATGCAAATGGAAATTCTAGATGCTTTGGTTTTGTTAATTTTCAGAACCCAGAGGATGCTGCTTCTGCAGTTGACTACTTGAATGGAACGACTTTTAATGATGACAAGGTTTGGTATGTGGGAAGGGCTCAGAGGAAATCTGAAAGAGAGGCTGAGTTGAAGGCCAAATATGAACAGGAAAGAAATGGTAGGCTGGAAAAACTTCAAGGGGCCAATTTATATCTGAAAAATCTAGATGATACTTTCAATGATGAAAAACTGAAGGAGTTGTTTTCAGAATTTGGAACTATTACATCCTGCAAGGTATATTTCCTGCAATTGAATCATTTCTTTGGCCCTCTGTTATTTTTACAGATCACTGTTTAACTGAGTGCATCGTTTCATATTTCTTAGGTCATGATTGATTCACAAGGTCTGAGCAAGGGATCTGGTTTTGTTGCATTTTCTACTCCAGAGGAAGCTAGTAGAGCTGTAAGTTTTAGTTGTCTTTCCCACCAGTAatgcattttcttttgttcatttcctcctttctaGACAAAAATTGTTCATTCTCTCACACATCTATGTTTTAAATATCATCTAATTTGTTTAGGTAAATGAAATGAATGGGAAGATGATAGGACGGAAACCTCTTTATGTTGCTGTGGCTCAAcgcaaggaagaaaggaaggcaagGCTTCAGGTAATGCACCTTACCTTTTTCATGGAT
This genomic stretch from Macadamia integrifolia cultivar HAES 741 chromosome 2, SCU_Mint_v3, whole genome shotgun sequence harbors:
- the LOC122063166 gene encoding polyadenylate-binding protein 3-like isoform X1; this translates as MANATPTAAQPIQPQSSQQQQPQVQTAGAGFGNASLYVGDLDPSVGEAQLYDLFSQVAPVVSVRVCRDQIRRVSLGYAYVNYNTAQDASNAMELLNFTPINGRPIRVMFSHRDPSIRKSGYANVFIKNLDTSIDNKALHDTFAAFGSVLSCKVATDNNGQSKGYGFVQFDSEEAAQIAIKRLNGMLINDKQVYVGLFIRRQERDQANGSPKFTNVYVKNLSETTTDEDLKNFFGKYGPITSAVVMRDANGNSRCFGFVNFQNPEDAASAVDYLNGTTFNDDKVWYVGRAQRKSEREAELKAKYEQERNGRLEKLQGANLYLKNLDDTFNDEKLKELFSEFGTITSCKVMIDSQGLSKGSGFVAFSTPEEASRAVNEMNGKMIGRKPLYVAVAQRKEERKARLQAQFSQMRAPGAMAPVPSGMPGFHPGPRLAPQQLYFGQGSGLIPPQPAGYGFQQQLLPGIRPGIAPNFIMPYHLQRQGGQPGQRMGMRRGGTPQQMQQQQLMQRNANQGFRYMPNARNGLEPSLVPQGLMGPMVPLSLDVSGVPVAPMEASRAGPVPIQTLSSALASATPEQQRMMLGEQLFPLVERLEPDVAGKVTGMLLEMDQTEVLHLIESPDALKKKVGEAMDVLRLAAAGTDAVDQLGSLSLND
- the LOC122063166 gene encoding polyadenylate-binding protein 3-like isoform X2, translated to MANATPTAAQPIQPQSSQQQQPQVQTAGAGFGNASLYVGDLDPSVGEAQLYDLFSQVAPVVSVRVCRDQIRRVSLGYAYVNYNTAQDASNAMELLNFTPINGRPIRVMFSHRDPSIRKSGYANVFIKNLDTSIDNKALHDTFAAFGSVLSCKVATDNNGQSKGYGFVQFDSEEAAQIAIKRLNGMLINDKQVYVGLFIRRQERDQANGSPKFTNVYVKNLSETTTDEDLKNFFGKYGPITSAVVMRDANGNSRCFGFVNFQNPEDAASAVDYLNGTTFNDDKVWYVGRAQRKSEREAELKAKYEQERNGRLEKLQGANLYLKNLDDTFNDEKLKELFSEFGTITSCKVMIDSQGLSKGSGFVAFSTPEEASRAVNEMNGKMIGRKPLYVAVAQRKEERKARLQAQFSQMRAPGAMAPVPSGMPGFHPGPRLAPQQLYFGQGSGLIPPQPAGYGFQQQLLPGIRPGIAPNFIMPYHLQRQGGQPGQRMGMRRGGTPQQMQQQQRNANQGFRYMPNARNGLEPSLVPQGLMGPMVPLSLDVSGVPVAPMEASRAGPVPIQTLSSALASATPEQQRMMLGEQLFPLVERLEPDVAGKVTGMLLEMDQTEVLHLIESPDALKKKVGEAMDVLRLAAAGTDAVDQLGSLSLND